caaacacaaaaaacataataaacGTAAAGTAATGTAGATTTCGTTTTCTGTGAAGTCCTTTCataatttacagtaaaataatctACATCAGTTTTCATACATCTAAAATAATGTTCTGAGTATTACATACTTAAGGTTTTGTATTAGTTCAAGTGTGCTATGCCAACTGGACGTGATGGGCCTAAATCACGGTGTTGCTATGCGCACGATCTCCTGCTTGATGGTAattggaccaaaaaaaaaaaaaaaaagaatcctcAGGCTCAGCCAATGGGCGCTCAGGTCGCGTGCCCTGTAGCGAACTTTTGAGGGTGGAGGGGGGCACGAGAGCATCTGAAGATACTGCCCAAAGACGATTATTGAACCCCGAAAACACCAGTATCTATAGTTAGGTAAGACAAATGGGTAATTTCGTTCAGGTAGCTCGCTTTTTTTAGACAAGTTAGCCAAATTTAAGAGTCAGGTAAGGAGTTTTATAACGGACGAAAGTGTAGTCGAAATTAGCCAAGACATATTGGACAACTTGCTAGCTTAAGCCAGTAACGTTAACGGAAAAGTTAGCTTGGTGGTTCATTTGCTTTCTCTGAAATAACAGGTTGATATCGTTAGCTAATATCTCCCAAACTTATGCCATagttattacacacacacacacacacacgtttataAACAACTAGTGGTATTGACtactgtgttttatgtttttgccaGACCCGTAATGGAATAAAGACTGTTCAGGTTCAAGGGCACAATGGCATTTGACGGGCATCACAGCACAAATTCACCTTTCCCCATATATCAGCGTCAGGTAAGCAATAATGTTAATTTGTGGGCCTTTACGCTAGTTATGATATTCTTAAATGGCATGACATATTTACAGCAACTCCATGTGCTAACTAGGAGTTTATGATGGGGAAATTGCAGAGTATCTAAAGGTCTTGAGAATTTGTCTGATTCGTCCATTAGGTACAAAGACTCTgaaattaatttacaaaaaacaaaagaacacagaacattttacttttctacCATGGAGTAACTCCTGTGTCACACCTTGGGTTATAACACATTTTCTTGCAGTTGCAGTTATTTTGTTGTCAAAATAGATGCTGAATAATTATTTACTAtgaactaatcatttcagctgtaattttgtgtttttagttctGTCACTATTCTTAAATACATAGAAGCATCTTTGGCTGTAACAAGTCTTTTAAGAAAGCACAGCAGTAACATCTATTTTTTCAGGTGAGCTTCAGatcatttgacatttgtgtctgtgtttcaggcTAGTGTAAATGTAGGTGGTGGAAACAATTTGGCATTGCCCTTCGTATCCATCCCCAGTGACTCACTTCAGGAACAGGATACAACAGCCTACGTGCCCTGGCCACACAATGCTCATGATGATCCCTATGAACTTACCAAATATGCCCAGAGCAGCATTAAAAGCAGGTATTTCATTTGAACTGTTAAGGATAACTGCGTGATTACTCACCTGTGCACTATCCTAAGTGTAGTTAAGAGTAAGTTGGAGGCACTTAAATATACCGGGTTCCTTATTGTGGCAGAATAATGTCAGCTATACTGttaattaatgttttaaaagaaagtcATGTGCAATTCTgaagttatattttttttatttttaaggaaGCCCACTGATAATAATGATTGTGATGGGGAGACTGATCTACAGGGTCTAGTTTCAAATATTTTGGATGAAGCAGATTCACAGGAGAGCTACTACAGTGAAGGGTGTGTCAAGATTTAAGGTTTTTACATTCTTGTGATGAGTGTatattacagtatgtgataTATAATTTATAGCTTTGATAACATAGAATTGAACACCCATATATATGTGACAGATTTATGTAGTATCGgttttatacacacaaacattaactaAAGACCCAAATTCTTTCAGGATCCTACCTACATATAATACTATCTGGTCTCCAAAGACACTGAGAGAAGAAATGCTACAGTATTTTCAATCAGAGGCTAAAACCCAACATAACCCTACCTTTCCTCCAAACTGTCTGTCCCACGAGGCTTTCACTAAAGCACAGGCACAGTCAGTGTTTAAAGACGTTGAAGAGTTTTGTCAACAGCCCAATGGCGTTGCTACCAATCAACAGTGGCTTTTTAATTTCCCTAACAGAGATAGGGACAGCTACACCCTGCATTCCCCGAAACTGCCACCAGGTCTACCAGTGCccaacaaaggaaacacatatCTGTCACAGATGCAACAAAGCAAATATGACATGTCAGCTGATAAAGACAGAGGAAATACTCAGCTTATCAATAATTTCCCTGACCCCAATAAAGTCTTTGGACCTCAAAGCGACATGAACAGCCCCTGCGTTGATTCTTTGTATGAAGACCACTACATCCAGAGCAGCACAAAGCCAATTAGTCACGAGCAGTATGGGCCTCAAGACATTAATCAACTGGTCAGTAGTTTTCAGTCGTTCATGGCTGGTGAGCATGATAGCTTTTGCCGTGGAGATTTTCCAAGTATGCACAAGCAGACATTGGGCATGCACTGTGACGACAGCATGGTTGAACAATGGAAAAGCACCAGTCCTGCATTGTCAACACAATATACTATTACAAGGCAGACCCCAAAACAACCAATGGCAGAATTTGGGATAGTGCAGAGGGACAGAAATGGAGGACTGaggaaagaaacatttaaatgtgatgCCCTTCAAGATCTACCTGGTTTTAACCCACAAAAGACTGAGTTTTTCCAGCAACCAAAGGCATTCTCTGCACCTTTAAACCTCCCAAAACAGTACCAAAACAAGACAGCCATGCACAGAGACAACATTAATATGGGCATAAATCAGTATTCAAAACATCACATCCAACAGGGCCAGATACTCAACAAGATCAAGCCACagatgcagaaagaaaagatgatgCACATATCTGGTTTTCTGGGAGAAGGGTTCCCTACAAGACCATTAACCAACAATTGCATGAGAGACACAGATAAGAAACAGGCTCTTTCACAAAACCCATACTTTGACCTCCAGGGAAACATGCAGGCCCAGAGATTTGATGGAGAAAATAACATGCTCAATGCAGATAATACACAGCAGTTCATGTCTCTCATGTATCCTGTAAGTGACCCCAGAAGGCACTCAAGCATTCCCATCAACTCTAACGTTAGCTCTAGAGCCACACTGCACTATGGAGGTGGTGTACCTGGCATGGACAAGGGTGATATGATGTCAGGCGACGAGTCTGCGGTTTTTAACTCTTGTGTCAGTGACTTGATGACCCACAGAGGAGAGGGCACTTATCATGGCATTGCCCCAACCATCACAACTTCAGTGCTGATAAATCAAGCAGGACCTGCGATCCAGCTTTACTTCTTTCTGGACGAATGTTATGAGCAGTGGAGGTGTTTGGAGAAGGAGCGCAAGAAggtatgttttcaaaatgtgatttttctttttggtctAATTAGGATGAGTGATATCACAGATAAGATAGAAGATGCAATCTAATCACTGCAATAGATACaagtctttatttcatttacagtattatcaccACATTTATGTTCAGCTGAAAACCTCAAAttatacatgtattttatttttatttacattggACTGTTcagttaaattttaaaaatataaaagactGAAAGCAACATGTTTTGTCACTTCAGTGTAAGTGTTGTCAAGTTTTCACTAATGTTCTGTTTTAGATAGAGGTCATTCTTACCAAGACGTTTTTTGGGAAACGAACTGCAGCAGTGGCTAACACTAACCTACCCAAAACTCCCCCAAATCCCACACGAGTCGACCATCTCATTGTTAAACTGATCAAAGAACAAGCAAAGGTGAGACTCTTGAATTAATTGCGTCCATACTGCCACCTATAGGTGAAGTTTGAGCTGCAAATGATACCCCTCTTACAGTGCAGTCCTCTTGCATTAGTTTTCCTTAGTAGGAAATCCATTTATAGGATTGACGTTGATGTAATGGTTGATGATGTTTATTGCAGGTGTCAAGTCTTCTGGATAGGATGGAGTGTCTTTGCAATGTTCCTCTCCATATGAGCATCCACACAGCACTGAACAGGCATTATCTGGCTATTTGCATCACCCAGTCAAGACGCAAAAAAGAGATTGCCAATATGTCTAAGCCCCAGCAGCAGAGGGCTCATTTCACAGAGGACAGAGGTAACTCATATTTCATTGCGGGGTCTTGCATTGATTCTCCCTCTACAATGCTGCAGGTCCTAACTTGCTACTGTTTCATAGACACCCTGCTGCTGGTCGCACTGAAGGACCTAGCTGCTACTACGAGGAAGCTCCGCACAGCCCTGTGGTGCGCTCTCCAGATGATACTACCAAAACCTGTCAAGAGGCAGGACCACTATGTTGAGGTCACACACAGGGAGACGTGCTCGTCGCCATATGAGGGATACTCTTTTAAGTTATAAATTTAGCAGGTGCCAAACATGAGCTCAACTTGTAGATTAAATTAAATCCATGCCAGAATGCCCTGATGATAAATTCCCAAAAGGCAACCACGCTATGCATAAACAAGTGTTATTATAGTATTACTCATCTGCAAGTCTAGAGTGACATTTTACCTGCAACACAGAGATCACTGCAGAATATAAGATGAACAGTTTGGAGTTTCACGATGGCTGCATTTGGCACCATGGAACTTCAGTTGGCCAGCCTTAATATAGGAATTGCATGAAATGTAATTTAACCTGCTGCATCTTAACTTCATTTCAATTAATTAGTGTCAGTTCCAAATTAATGTCAATCTTGCTTCATCACTGTTGTATTTAAAGACACTATTTATGTGTAAgatttctgttatttcttcagtgttttaccTATTTATTGTAATGTAGTGGGATCTCACTTCAGGGCATTCACAAGCAATAATTGAATCATAAGGGCAGTAGTTTACAATGAACATgctaaacattaaaaatgaaattttacaATTTCTGCAGCTTCGGTTAATCTTATGTAACCTTAATATGCTTTAATCAGAAAAAAGTTCTATttatctgttctgtgttttacatGCAAATGTATTAATCACATATTCAAAAAGGAACTTTACAAACACCATTCCTATCAGTGATACGTAACACACATAACATATGCAACCcacaaattagaaaaataaatctaGATGCAGTTTAGTCTTTGGACATTTGTTCTCTGAgtagtttaaaatgaacatgctaaattataaaaatgttttctaacaagtttttcttctgttaacactgtaaactgaaaacttttatttatgtGCACTATTGTCAAAAGTTTGAACTGTAACAGATACTGAGAAGTCCATcctttttaatttatatgtattaatttaaatgtattaatcacCAGATtactttcaaatgaaaaaattatCAGTGAAATGTGAGCTGTTGTCTGCTAGAGACCAATGCTTCTATCCATTGCCCAGCCATACTGTGTTTTGTATCGGCATTCCTTCGACTATGCTTTGTGAATATGAGCAGTGTTGTTCCATTCACTGtaatttttaaatgttcatgttGAGTTTTTTGCCTTGGTTGTTGTTCTGGAAActgacagtttttaaaataaagcatcCCAAGTTgctgaaaaatgtttattaattttaaaatttctaaACATTCAAATCTTGGTACATGATATTTGAGGTATAATTTAGCAAGTGCTGCTTTGTTCTTATTCTTGGGCAGTATGCATAGAACAGTGAAACTAAAACCTAACGCACTGAAATGAAAGCAATAACGTTGGATGTGAATGTGAGGTGTATACTTGAATCATTTCAGAGTTAGCGAGGTCAAAGCTTAATACAAAGCATGTTTCTCACTGGACAAGACATTGATACAGAATTAGTGTAAATAAGCAAAGTTTTTTTGATGACAACATGAGACTATCATCACAGAAATTTTTGGGgaacatctttaaaaaaaggtCAGAATGTGCACTCACCCAGAACATTGACCTTTAGATGTATTAAAGAGCAGCAGACAGTAATGAACAAGGAGGGTCATGTTGACATACTGAAAGTTTCAATGAGGTTGAGTTAAAAAGAGGCAACAAttgtttatttccattttttatcTTGTAGCAAAACCTCTTCACATACAGTGTCCTTTATGTGGGTTCTATCTTTTCCGTTCACCTTTCTGTGTACgcttcttttccttctcctttctgTCTTGTTTGGCTAGTTTGTCCTTCTCTCGCTGCATCTTGTCCAGTTCTTTCTTCTTTTGAGCGTCTTCCCGAGCCTGATCCCGCTTCTGCTTTTGTCTCATCAGCACCTCCTCCACGTTGGTGTTCTTAAACAGAGCTGACACCTTCAGTAAAGGAAAGCGGAACCAAAAGCATCATAATCACCTACTACTACTATGGAGGTATAAATTATTAGAACAGTGTATCGTCAGGGTTTTGCATTGATTCATACTATAATAAGCAACACTGAAGCTCAAGTCATTTCAAACAGCTTATTATCATAAAGAGCTGTAGAAAGGATACATTTCTCATTCCCTGCTGGGTTAATGCAACTTGCTGGCTCCTCTTCTTCAGCTTCAGTACTTTTGTCAAGGAATCAGCAgattaaacatttcaaaaacaaacacagactggacagaacaacataaaatgtttgCTCTCTTCTCATAAACGTGTTCATGGATAGTCTCACCGCATGGTCAAAGAAACGCTGGTAATTTATGTGAAATAGGTACGTCTGTAGAACCCAATAAAGGATATTCCTCCTCGTCTGTTATGTTAGCGTATTGAGCAAGGAGggcttctttccttttcttcgACTCCTCGGACACCTCCTTCTGTTTTACCACTATCTGAGCTTGTTTTTCTATCATACTTGCGATGGCCTGGACCTCAGCTACAGAGAAGGACAGAACACGGCCAAAGTGTAAATAAACCATGATAACATTTAGTATCTTTACATGCAGTGAAAGTATTTGGCCATTAAAAGTGCAGAAGGAGCCATGGAGGCACCCATCTAAGCTGAGTACACACATCCTTATGGTTATGTACACAATAAACAATCTCTATCCAGTAAtgacactgacaaaacaaactCGGTGGAATTTACTTTTCAGCATAAACACTTCCGCAgaacgcacaaacacacaaacacacaaacacacacacacacacacacacacacaaatacatctgCAGGATAGGAACTGTGTTTGCttagtttagtttgtttttgtctttgtgcacTCTGCACCAAACTCAGAGTAAAACAAATTAACCTCTGTATGTACTGATGGGCCTGCTGACGTTTGGACCACACTGTTGCAAGTTTAATATAAATATGCTGCTGTTACTACAATATTTAATGCTTACTGAGAATGTCAGATAAGAGGAATGTGGGTGAAGCAAAATTAAATAACTACCATCATCAGCGTCTCTTCTGGCGtctgctctgctgcagcacGTTGTCCACTGCCTGATGATCTGTCTGCAGACCTCTTCCACTGTGTCCTCGCCCTGCACACACAGGACAGTACAACAGGACAAATAATACATTACTTTTACACTCTTAGTACATCATGGTACTGCGATCCCATATGTGATTTGTCCACCAGAGGCTGAGAGGGTAAACAAGCACAATTTAGTTCACACATTGTGGCCACTTGTTGTAAACACCTTAGTTAAACTATTCCAAACATGCAGACGCACCAAAATGATGAATGACTGATTTCAGATCAGTGTTTCTGAGCCGACTGAGTCAAAATACCTTTAGTGACTATTGGCCATTGACTGTTGAATCATACTAATGGTCAAGACCTTAAATAACTACGATTTCCAGATTTCTGAATGGAGCTTGTCGGCctgtggtgtctgtgtgttggcTCCATACATGACAGGTGACAAGACAGACAGCAACACATGCCGCTTTGATTATTCACCAGAAACGCGGATAAAATCCCTTGAAGAGCATCTTCTTTCTCCTCGTCGCTCTCCTCTTCTTGCAGGACCCCTAAAATATACGCCCCGTACACCTCCCGGTCCACCTCAAACGAGTCCAGCCGATCATTGAGCCAGCTTTCAAACCCCCCTGTGTCGGTCACGGGCGCAGCCATCTTAGCCCTTTGAGGTCTTTCGGTGGCTCATGGCTGTCCTTTGTCATTGCCTGTTAAAAAATACACGTGTTTGGTATTTCGGCGTTTTTCATGCTAACAAGTTCACCGTGCAGAGCAGGTaactggaaaaatatttttatttgttttgtaataaactaatatacaaatataacagCTTATAAATTGAGCAGACTACTTTAAAGTATCGGTagctgtcaaaaacaaaaatatttttttattctgcatttCTTCCAAAATTCAtgcataataataacaattaaaTTTTAGTATTAGAAACACTACTACAACtgctactaataataatagtagcCTATTAGCAATAATACTGTGACTAAAGAGCTTACACAGGTATATATCTGATGTCGTCTAAATATTTACCACATACACCTACTGGACCaagatgttatttatttactggACAAGCAagctatttattttttcatgttcttttcTTTAATGCCCtcagtgttaaatgtttttgtttgctgtccggcattttttgttttgcacagtcTGTACAAATGAAGAATCTTGAATTAAttattacagaaacaaaatatcTAGGTAATCACCAGCTGTGACACAAACCTCGCACTGGGCAGTGGTCTGATAAATTAGATTTTAACTTTGTTCTGCTGCTAGCCTGGCTTGGTAAAGTCATTTCAGAAGCC
This genomic window from Mastacembelus armatus chromosome 8, fMasArm1.2, whole genome shotgun sequence contains:
- the moto gene encoding meiosis-specific coiled-coil domain-containing protein MEIOC gives rise to the protein MAFDGHHSTNSPFPIYQRQASVNVGGGNNLALPFVSIPSDSLQEQDTTAYVPWPHNAHDDPYELTKYAQSSIKSRKPTDNNDCDGETDLQGLVSNILDEADSQESYYSEGYPNSFRILPTYNTIWSPKTLREEMLQYFQSEAKTQHNPTFPPNCLSHEAFTKAQAQSVFKDVEEFCQQPNGVATNQQWLFNFPNRDRDSYTLHSPKLPPGLPVPNKGNTYLSQMQQSKYDMSADKDRGNTQLINNFPDPNKVFGPQSDMNSPCVDSLYEDHYIQSSTKPISHEQYGPQDINQLVSSFQSFMAGEHDSFCRGDFPSMHKQTLGMHCDDSMVEQWKSTSPALSTQYTITRQTPKQPMAEFGIVQRDRNGGLRKETFKCDALQDLPGFNPQKTEFFQQPKAFSAPLNLPKQYQNKTAMHRDNINMGINQYSKHHIQQGQILNKIKPQMQKEKMMHISGFLGEGFPTRPLTNNCMRDTDKKQALSQNPYFDLQGNMQAQRFDGENNMLNADNTQQFMSLMYPVSDPRRHSSIPINSNVSSRATLHYGGGVPGMDKGDMMSGDESAVFNSCVSDLMTHRGEGTYHGIAPTITTSVLINQAGPAIQLYFFLDECYEQWRCLEKERKKIEVILTKTFFGKRTAAVANTNLPKTPPNPTRVDHLIVKLIKEQAKVSSLLDRMECLCNVPLHMSIHTALNRHYLAICITQSRRKKEIANMSKPQQQRAHFTEDRDTLLLVALKDLAATTRKLRTALWCALQMILPKPVKRQDHYVEVTHRETCSSPYEGYSFKL
- the ccdc43 gene encoding coiled-coil domain-containing protein 43, which codes for MAAPVTDTGGFESWLNDRLDSFEVDREVYGAYILGVLQEEESDEEKEDALQGILSAFLGEDTVEEVCRQIIRQWTTCCSRADARRDADDAEVQAIASMIEKQAQIVVKQKEVSEESKKRKEALLAQYANITDEEDEAEEEEPASCINPAGNEKSLFKNTNVEEVLMRQKQKRDQAREDAQKKKELDKMQREKDKLAKQDRKEKEKKRTQKGERKR